From the Astyanax mexicanus isolate ESR-SI-001 chromosome 12, AstMex3_surface, whole genome shotgun sequence genome, the window GCCGTCACTCGAGCCCCGGTGATCTCACCAGTAACACTGGTCAGTTTGTGTCCTTCTGATGGAGTAACAATATCTATGATCATGTCCTTCCTCTCCTCAATGGAGAGCAGGTCTGGCAGATCCTTGACATCATCAAAAGCCAGTCTGGTACGTCTGGTACATTTGCCTCTCTTTCGTCTGAAAATGGTATGTGAGTTTTTCTTTAGCTTTTTAGGAGTCCTGAGAAtgctgaaagaaaagaaaaataatttaaccaATCTTATCTATATATAGACAGcatgattattattaatttctattATCAGTTGCTTTAGGAAGGATATTGtagtatatttgagtaaaatatgttattaaatacattttattcattcttttatttattagtgtctcaaaaaaatacagtttttgagACGCTTTATTAAATACACCTATTTAAAACCATTACGTTTTGTATGAATTGTTTCTCTTTATTCTAATATCCGTGTTTTACTCGGTTGAGATGAGAAGCTTTCAATCATAACTTGCCTAAACATCATAGTGCTGTATGCAtccctaaaagacttgcagctgtgcGTATATTAAAGCACACACTTAATAAAACTGCTTTTTAGTTACTAAATAAAATCTTGCTGTTGATCTTACAAATACTAACAGGCTAATAACTAAAAAATACCATTTGTATTACTGCTGGTAATGGAGTaggtgtaggtgtttctgatcAAATGGCAAGGTATAGGGTATATGTAACAAACTGACAACTAAGTGCAGTTTCATATAATGTACAAAGTACCGTATGCACTTACGTTTTTGAGACAGTATCGCTGTCAGAGGGCACCTCCTGTTTTAACAAACAGAacacatatatgtgtgttttattggtaTTTAAAGAGCTTTACATTTATGTTTTTGATGTAAATCACAGAAAGTTCTTACCTGAACTACAGCTTTGTTCTCAATGACTCCACACTCAGGTCTCTGGGTCACTGGAACTGAAAAATATAAACAGATCTATAAATACAGCAATGGGTACTATTTTTATTGAACAATATGTCTTTAAATGAAATTAACATTTCAGGACTGTGTTTACATAAATTCATAAAAATGGCATTTCTGAATGATGTAATTACGTACACACCCCAAGCTCTAACTCACCATTGTCCTTAAGAAAAAATAGATTCACATCTCTTCCGACTTTGTTGTTACAGAACGCTGGAGCACAAATGAGACTTTCTCCGAAAGCTGAGAGGTTTGAGTTTAGAGTGGCAGGAGAGTGAGGTGTTAAATTTCCTCCCactaaaaagagaagaaaatcaCTGGTTTTAAAGCCGAAGGTAGTTTATTTTAGATGCATTTTACTGTATAGTGGAACTGAATTCACGTAGTTCGGCTCTTATTAAATGCAGGACATGTAGAGAATGGGGATTTGTTTTCTTACCAGACTGATGTTGAACCACTCTAACTTCAGTGTTCTCCTTCTCCTCCGCAGGAACACAGGTGACTGCAGGATAAACAGAAGTAATAATCAATTTTcacatagtgtaaaaaatatatatctgcaatataataatattaattagtatattcatgttaatgttttttttaggtctcaatGTGCTTATCTCTAATTACATTCATCAACATGCAATTTCAGCTCATTTTACAAATATACTATTTGTGTATCctcaatatttatataaaataagctGAATTTTTACATCTCACTGCCTTTCATGCTGTTAATAGAGTAAACAAGAATAAACAGAAAATTGGACTTAATTAATTCATGTAAAATTCTTACTCAATATATTAATAAGGAGTTGGAGACAATTACTAATGTACAGTTATTTATATCAAACCAGATGCAGCTGTGTGAGGACTTGTTgatctaaaaaatataaaataaaaatatgcaaaaagaAATATAGCCACTTATCATGTGTATGCAATAAAGTATGTGTCTGGTATGAAttctaaattaaatttatttttcccCCAACTATGCATGGAGTGTAGAGAGAGCATTAAAAAGAGGTGCAGAGAGTGTCATACTTCACTACCACATCAGATTTGTGTTCAGTATCACACATATGAACCATATGTGAGCCTCACTGCTTACTTTTTTCACCAAGCCTGAAACGTGGCACTTGAAGCATTTGTCTAGTCAGAATTTAGGTTATACAATTACAGTTGTAGGCTATTGTGTTCTAAAATTTGTCAACTTCTCACagacatataatatataagatatattcactctcttattctctcaatTGAGAGAAAATGCACCTTGATTTTATTATTTGAGTTATATTGTCATGTATAATTAAATCAACTgatataaaaaacaatattgtaCTAAGATTtctttccatatcgcccagccctttAATTTTTTAAGGACATCTATGCATTCCAAAGCAATGCATTGAAATACAGCATTCTAAAGCTACACATTATTGGTATTATGATTGTTGTCTTTGTACTTGCAGATCATACCATTGGCAGATATAAAATGTAACGTTATAGTGAAACGGTGTAGCAGCAGGGTGTAGCAGCATCTCACCTTCAGGTCGATCATAAAGGCTCTGCGCTGAGGTTGCCCGTTTTTTGCGTTCCTGTTTTACAGTTATTTTGCCCATGATGTGTTTGAGTCAGTGTTGCTCCTCGTACACAAGTCTCAAGACAAAAAGAGCAAAAAGATGCTTTAAACTCTGAACAAATGCAGCACCAACATTTCCCCACCCCCTAAACCAACAAACCCCCTGCACCTGATCCACCCCACACAAATAAACACTGTTTACAGGATATTTTTTGATATATGAGCTACTGATATGATTCATTCTGACATCCCTGACCTAAAACTGCTGTGGTGTAACCACAC encodes:
- the LOC103042579 gene encoding uncharacterized protein LOC103042579 yields the protein MGKITVKQERKKRATSAQSLYDRPEVTCVPAEEKENTEVRVVQHQSVGGNLTPHSPATLNSNLSAFGESLICAPAFCNNKVGRDVNLFFLKDNVPVTQRPECGVIENKAVVQEVPSDSDTVSKTILRTPKKLKKNSHTIFRRKRGKCTRRTRLAFDDVKDLPDLLSIEERKDMIIDIVTPSEGHKLTSVTGEITGARVTADYNCYECGAAIRHFKAKAFRVKCTKCQNSWKCAKVQCTCRAEITIELSRDEKQTVVLNDSLLRSIMSYNTEGYCNTDKLEKRILKMEILQVDFEDGEPKRVQKIASELGLGTA